A segment of the Sphingobacterium oryzagri genome:
TCGTTTTCTCTTAATAGTGCCTCGGCCAGTTCTTTCAATTTATCTCCGGAAACAATATGTGTTTCCCACGGTTGGGTGTTGCAATTAGAGGGCGCCAATTGTGCATCTTCCAATACGGAAGTAATGATCGGATCTGGCACTGGTGTATCTAAAAAACCACGGCAGGATTTTCTCAAACGAATTACTTTTTTGAACGCATCAGTATTTGGCTTTATTTGTTTTAGTGTTTGCATAAAAAAAGATATTTTCTCAAGTTAAGATGCGAATCTAGACACAAAATGCTTTACTTTGTATAGTGCTTTCCAAAAGGAAAGTGATTTATTATTTTTAAAAGACAATTTATGCCAGTAAAGAGAGGATATAACGATTGCATAAAAACCATCATACCAGTACGTGATTTTTTGGATGTAATGAGTGGGAAGTGGAAATTTCCAATAATTGTATCTATTGGAGTAGGCAATGATAGGTTTGTGGACATTCAGGAAAGTATCCCTGGTATCACTCCAAAAGTTCTAGCCAAAGAGCTGA
Coding sequences within it:
- a CDS encoding winged helix-turn-helix transcriptional regulator; its protein translation is MPVKRGYNDCIKTIIPVRDFLDVMSGKWKFPIIVSIGVGNDRFVDIQESIPGITPKVLAKELKELEKHQLIKRTVLSEYPVKIIYTHEPYADTLTPIIYAMKDWGINHRKKVIGT